A DNA window from Vigna unguiculata cultivar IT97K-499-35 chromosome 10, ASM411807v1, whole genome shotgun sequence contains the following coding sequences:
- the LOC114165362 gene encoding uncharacterized protein LOC114165362, translating to MNRGRGASREGPTRQQIMQSILELQKQNEEIRMKAEADQAQLEKEREETRKKAEEDLQALREEALGERERLRKNAEETHQRLEEALRQQEQLRKANEDMQNRLESARAGFRYSSRLNSEVTDTSPLAETIMNEPIPQNFVIPKITPFTGNSDPELHLKAFQARMMISGGNDAIRCKMFVGTLTEIALEWFNTIPNSSISSFHDFKRLFLERFSANRAKPMEMADMFDIRQTAEETLKQFLNRFTNISMRLIDPNEGLLVKAFMKGLRASSFGESLYRYPPRSLTEIRQRAAVEIETEEAMRHKKTGDRKLVTHSRSERDMRPYRRERTPPRMKTDRRFVPYVAQRRTDHPQMPGIPNLKVPMAQVLEDAEVARRLRYPNVAGRTLGNKLDSWCEFHQTRGHGTNYCYGLRYQLSVLANQGLLAKFIKRGTEEKSPEIRTDPDIHETPVLGDFNTIAGGFSGGGQTSSARKRYVRSVMTTAVVDKPRQALDITFSNEDLKGVIPHEDDPIVVSVIMMGRNVHRVLIDQGSSADVMFWSTFIGLQIPIDQLKSFDGVLVGFSGDPVEVKGYIDLRTTFRDKEDAKTVFIRYIVVNAPSSYNLLLGRPSLNKLRAVVSTIHLKMKFPSDEGKILTLAVNQETARKCYEDSLKLKRKVAYSVSTTGVILDPEIDPRLVHPDRRPQPVGEVKEVVIDGKKLRIGGDLSQEQEQQLIRVLKKNLSSFAWTVTDMTGIDPDFLCHKLNINPLAKPKVQKRRRLSGDRAQAATEEIHKLLEAAHIREIQYPTWLANVVMVKKSNGRWRMCVDFTDLNNACPKDSYPLPNIDALVDNASGCALLSFLDAYSGYNQIKMHWSDEDKTAFMGGTANYCYRVMPFGLKNAGATYQRLMDRILAPMLGRNVYAYVDDMVVTSVEEKKHEEDLEELFVTISKYRLKLNPEKCVFGVKAGKFLGFLLTERGIEANPDKCAAIINMRSPGNVKEVQRLTGRIAALSRFLAKSGDRGFPYFQCLKKNERFQWTDQCEEAFQRLKEYLSKPPVLCKPEKGSELSLYISVTEHAVSSVLVREGDGEQKPVYFVSKVLHGAEERYPTIEKAALAVVVSARRLRYYFQNHAVKVKTDLPIRYVLQKPDISGRLVKWAIELSEYGLQYESRGPIKAQFLADFVVELSEPPVENRAVGEITWILSVDGASNLRGSGAGIVLEGPEGVLIEQSLRFAFKASNNQAEYEALIAGMLLAKGMGATKLLVKSDSALVAGQVNGEFQARDPQLAKYLEVVQTIAKNFVLLEFVHVPREQNSRADLLSKLASCSKPGQHKSVIRETLVAPRIDAQEEHQVLEILAIEESWMAPFKSYLADGKLPGDSNESQKIKKNSSRYTLIDGHLFRYGHSRPLLICVGRKEADRLMAELHEGICGSHVGGRALMLRIIRGGFFWPTMKGDCIEYAKKCESCQKHADWSHAPPEVLHSISTPWPFHTWGIDILGPFPKAVRQFKFLIVAVEYFTKWIEAEPVAVISGGRIREFIWKNIICRFGVPRRIISDNGTQFACSQVRQLCAEIGIKQVFSSVEHPQTNGQAEAANRVILRGLKRRLVETKGEWPNEVSRVLWAYHTTPQTTTRETPFSLVYGTDAMIPIEVMESTRRVRLFDEKISEIGLRANLDVIDEVRDLAQISNEAMKRRLERSYKTKVVPRKFQEQDLVLRKAQLIQMDSKLAPKWTGPYRIKRVLREGAYKLETLEGKEIPRTWNAANLRFYFS from the coding sequence ATGAATAGAGGCAGAGGAGCATCACGTGAAGGGCCTACTCGGCAACAAATAATGCAGAGCATACTGGAGTTACAAAAGCAGAACGAGGAGATCAGAATGAAGGCGGAAGCCGATCAGGCCCAacttgaaaaagaaagagaggaaactCGCAAGAAAGCGGAAGAAGACTTGCAGGCGTTAAGGGAGGAAGCTTTGGGAGAAAGAGAGAGGTTGCGGAAAAATGCAGAGGAAACGCATCAACGATTGGAGGAGGCACTTCGACAGCAGGAACAATTGCGGAAAGCAAACGAAGATATGCAAAACAGATTAGAGTCTGCTAGGGCTGGTTTTCGCTATTCATCTCGGTTGAATTCTGAGGTGACTGATACCAGTCCTTTGGCAGAGACGATTATGAACGAGCCGATCCCACAGAATTTTGTAATTCCCAAAATCACACCTTTCACAGGGAATTCTGATCCAGAATTACATTTAAAAGCCTTCCAGGCTCGGATGATGATATCGGGTGGTAATGATGCTATACGCTGCAAAATGTTTGTGGGTACCTTGACGGAAattgccctagaatggttcaacACCATACCTAACTCATCTATCAGTTCGTTCCATGATTTCAAGCGTCTTTTCTTGGAGAGGTTCTCAGCAAATAGAGCCAAACCGATGGAGATGGCAGACATGTTTGATATAAGGCAAACCGCCGAAGAAACGTTGAAGCAATTCCTTAACCGATTCACCAACATCAGCATGCGGTTGATAGACCCTAACGAGGGTTTGCTCGTCAAAGCCTTTATGAAAGGGCTTCGGGCTAGCTCGTTTGGTGAGTCCCTGTACCGATATCCACCGAGATCCCTTACAGAGATTAGACAAAGGGCGGCTGTGGAAATAGAAACTGAGGAGGCCATGCGCCACAAAAAGACAGGAGATAGGAAGCTAGTGACTCATTCCAGGAGTGAAAGAGATATGAGACCCTATCGAAGGGAAAGAACTCCTCCTAGGATGAAAACGGATCGGCGTTTTGTCCCTTATGTGGCACAACGAAGGACCGACCATCCGCAAATGCCAGGAATACCGAATCTTAAAGTGCCGATGGCTCAAGTCTTGGAGGATGCAGAGGTAGCTAGACGTTTACGCTATCCTAATGTTGCGGGGAGAACCCTTGGCAATAAATTAGATTCTTGGTGTGAGTTTCATCAAACTAGAGGTCATGGCACCAACTACTGTTATGGTTTGCGTTATCAACTCTCTGTTTTGGCAAACCAGGGGCTCTTGGCAAAATTCATAAAGAGGGGTACCGAGGAGAAATCACCTGAGATTCGCACGGATCCTGATATACATGAGACGCCTGTTTTGGGGGATTTTAATACCATAGCCGGAGGTTTCTCGGGAGGAGGACAAACCAGCTCGGCTAGGAAACGATATGTGAGGAGCGTCATGACCACAGCAGTGGTGGACAAGCCGAGACAAGCCCTAGACATAACATTTTCAAACGAGGATTTGAAAGGTGTAATCCCACATGAAGATGATCCCATAGTGGTGTCAGTGATCATGATGGGAAGGAATGTCCACAGGGTGCTAATTGATCAGGGGAGTTCTGCAGATGTGATGTTTTGGAGCACTTTCATAGGATTGCAAATTCCGATAGATCAATTGAAATCATTTGATGGAGTGCTTGTCGGTTTCTCTGGAGATCCAGTGGAGGTGAAAGGGTATATTGATCTTAGAACAACTTTCAGAGACAAGGAAGATGCGAAGACCGTATTTATACGCTACATAGTAGTCAATGCCCCTTCATCATATAATTTGTTGTTGGGAAGGCCTTCTCTCAACAAGTTAAGGGCTGTAGTGTCAACAATACACTTAAAAATGAAGTTTCCCTCAGATGAGGGGAAAATACTTACTTTGGCTGTAAACCAGGAGACCGCTCGAAAATGTTATGAGGATAGTTTGAAGTTAAAGAGGAAAGTAGCTTATTCAGTGAGCACAACTGGAGTAATATTAGATCCCGAGATAGATCCGAGGTTGGTGCACCCTGATAGAAGGCCTCAGCCTGTGGGAGAGGTGAAGGAGGTGGTTATAGATGGGAAGAAGTTGAGAATTGGGGGTGATTTGAGTCAGGAGCAAGAGCAGCAGCTCATCCGAGTGCTGAAGAAGAATCTTTCTTCATTCGCTTGGACTGTGACCGACATGACGGGGATTGATCCTGATTTTCTATGCCACAAACTTAACATTAATCCATTGGCTAAGCCTAAAGTTCAGAAGCGTAGGCGGTTGAGTGGAGACCGAGCTCAGGCAGCTACTGAGGAGATACATAAATTATTAGAAGCGGCTCATATCCGAGAGATACAATATCCGACCTGGTTAGCAAATGTGGTGATGGTAAAGAAATCAAATGGAAGATGGAGGATGTGTGTGGATTTCACGGACCTGAACAATGCCTGTCCAAAGGATTCATATCCGTTGCCTAATATAGACGCACTAGTCGATAATGCATCGGGATGTGCTTTGCTAAGTTTCTTAGATGCTTATTCGGGATACAACCAAATCAAGATGCATTGGTCCGATGAAGACAAGACGGCATTTATGGGAGGAACAGCAAATTATTGTTATCGGGTAATGCCGTTTGGATTAAAGAATGCAGGAGCCACTTATCAGAGGTTGATGGATCGGATATTGGCCCCCATGTTGGGAAGAAATGTTTATGCgtatgtggatgacatggtAGTCACCTCGGTAGAAGAGAAGAAGCATGAGGAGGATTTGGAGGAGTTATTTGTTACCATCAGCAAATACAGACTTAAGCTTAATCCCGAGAAGTGTGTTTTTGGGGTTAAGGCTGGAAAGTTTTTGGGTTTCCTACTCACTGAGAGGGGGATAGAAGCCAATCCAGATAAGTGTGCAGCAATTATAAATATGAGGAGTCCCGGTAATGTAAAAGAAGTACAAAGGTTGACGGGAAGGATCGCGGCTTTGTCCCGTTTCCTTGCCAAAAGTGGAGATCGTGGTTTTCCTTACTTTCAGTGTTTGAAGAAGAACGAACGATTTCAATGGACTGATCAGTGTGAGGAGGCATTCCAAAGGTTGAAAGAATATCTGAGCAAACCGCCGGTATTGTGTAAACCGGAAAAAGGTTCTGAATTATCTTTATACATATCGGTAACCGAACATGCTGTGAGTTCGGTCTTAGTCAGAGAGGGTGACGGGGAGCAGAAACCAGTGTACTTTGTGAGTAAAGTACTCCATGGGGCAGAGGAGAGGTATCCTACCATAGAAAAAGCTGCATTGGCCGTGGTAGTGTCAGCTCGGCGTCTGAGATATTATTTTCAGAATCATGCTGTTAAAGTGAAGACAGATCTACCGATCAGGTATGTTTTGCAAAAACCTGATATATCCGGAAGGTTGGTTAAATGGGCGATAGAGCTGTCAGAGTATGGCCTACAGTATGAGTCACGAGGGCCAATCAAGGCCCAATTCTTGGCTGACTTTGTGGTGGAATTGTCTGAGCCACCTGTGGAGAATCGGGCTGTGGGGGAGATAACGTGGATATTGTCGGTGGATGGAGCTTCTAATTTGAGGGGTAGTGGTGCTGGTATCGTTCTGGAAGGACCGGAAGGGGTATTGATTGAACAATCATTGAGGTTTGCTTTCAAAGCCAGTAATAATCAAGCGGAGTATGAGGCTTTGATAGCTGGTATGCTTTTAGCTAAAGGAATGGGGGCCACTAAGTTGCTGGTGAAAAGTGATTCAGCACTGGTGGCAGGTCAGGTGAATGGCGAGTTCCAAGCTCGTGATCCGCAGTTGGCTAAGTACTTGGAAGTTGTCCAAACTATTGCGAAGAACTTTGTCCTCCTTGAGTTTGTGCATGTTCCGAGGGAGCAGAATTCACGAGCTGATTTGTTATCCAAGTTGGCTAGTTGTTCGAAGCCAGGGCAGCATAAATCGGTGATAAGGGAAACATTGGTAGCTCCTCGGATTGATGCGCAGGAAGAGCATCAAGTGCTAGAGATTTTGGCAATTGAAGAATCTTGGATGGCACCTTTTAAGAGTTATCTTGCGGATGGTAAATTACCTGGGGATTCTAACGAGTCTCAGAAGATAAAGAAGAACTCAAGTCGGTATACGCTGATAGATGGACATTTGTTCAGGTATGGGCACTCCAGACCTTTGTTGATTTGTGTTGGAAGAAAGGAAGCAGATCGTCTCATGGCCGAGCTCCATGAGGGGATTTGTGGAAGCCACGTAGGGGGAAGGGCATTGATGCTCCGAATAATCCGAGGAGGGTTCTTTTGGCCCACTATGAAAGGTGATTGTATAGAATACGCCAAGAAGTGTGAATCGTGTCAGAAACATGCTGATTGGAGTCATGCTCCGCCAGAGGTATTGCATTCTATTAGTACACCTTGGCCTTTTCACACTTGGGGAATAGACATCTTAGGTCCGTTTCCTAAGGCGGTGAGGCAATTCAAGTTTTTGATCGTAGCTGTAGAATATTTTACGAAGTGGATCGAAGCCGAACCGGTTGCTGTTATCTCGGGGGGGCGAATCCGAGAGTTCATTTGGAAGAATATAATATGCCGATTCGGGGTACCACGTCGGATTATTTCAGACAATGGAACTCAATTCGCATGCTCGCAGGTAAGGCAGTTGTGCGCGGAAATAGGGATTAAACAGGTCTTTTCATCGGTAGAGCATCCTCAGACAAACGGGCAGGCGGAAGCAGCTAATAGAGTGATATTAAGGGGATTGAAGCGAAGATTGGTAGAGACGAAGGGGGAATGGCCAAACGAAGTGTCTCGGGTGCTGTGGGCTTATCATACTACTCCTCAGACAACTACCAGAGAGACTCCCTTCTCGTTGGTGTACGGAACTGATGCAATGATTCCAATTGAGGTTATGGAAAGCACTAGGAGAGTGAGATTGTTTGACGAGAAGATTTCTGAGATTGGTTTGCGGGCAAACCTTGATGTTATAGATGAGGTTCGAGACTTGGCCCAAATTTCTAATGAGGCAATGAAGAGAAGATTAGAGAGAAGTTACAAGACTAAGGTGGTACCACGGAAGTTCCAAGAACAAGATCTGGTATTAAGAAAAGCGCAATTGATTCAGATGGATAGCAAATTGGCTCCAAAGTGGACTGGGCCTTATCGAATCAAACGAGTGTTGAGAGAAGGAGCTTATAAGTTGGAGACGCTGGAAGGGAAGGAAATTCCGAGGACATGGAATGCAGCTAATTTACGTTTTTATTTTAGCTAA